A window of the Nocardia sp. NBC_01329 genome harbors these coding sequences:
- the mug gene encoding G/U mismatch-specific DNA glycosylase, translating to MGRSAAYRPTPADLAAAGGKTIADVLAPDLRVLFCGINPGLWSGATGHHFARPGNRFWPALFRSGFTPRLFRPDEQDDLLGLGLGITNVVPRTTAKADELTAAELRDGGRALAERVARHRPRILAVLGLGAYRTAFGRPRTTVGRQPDSFDATEVWVLPNPSGLNAHYTLDALATEFRGLRVAADSVPEDRRRSGG from the coding sequence ATGGGCCGATCCGCTGCATACCGTCCCACCCCCGCGGACCTGGCGGCCGCGGGTGGGAAGACCATTGCCGATGTGCTGGCACCGGATCTGCGTGTGCTGTTCTGCGGGATCAACCCGGGACTGTGGTCCGGGGCGACCGGGCACCATTTCGCCCGGCCCGGAAACCGTTTCTGGCCCGCACTGTTCCGATCGGGGTTCACGCCGCGACTGTTCCGGCCGGACGAGCAGGACGATCTACTCGGGTTGGGACTGGGCATCACGAACGTGGTGCCCCGTACGACCGCGAAAGCGGACGAGCTGACCGCGGCGGAGTTGCGCGACGGCGGACGAGCTCTCGCCGAACGGGTGGCCCGGCACCGGCCGCGGATCCTCGCGGTCCTCGGCCTGGGCGCCTACCGGACCGCGTTCGGCCGACCACGCACGACCGTCGGGCGCCAACCGGATTCGTTCGATGCCACGGAGGTATGGGTACTGCCGAACCCCAGCGGCCTCAACGCCCATTACACCCTGGACGCGTTGGCCACCGAGTTCCGCGGTCTCCGTGTGGCGGCGGACAGCGTTCCGGAGGACCGGCGGCGATCCGGCGGGTAG